In Zingiber officinale cultivar Zhangliang chromosome 1A, Zo_v1.1, whole genome shotgun sequence, the DNA window gtgaatttaattttgaatttctattccttagttatctcacctgatctaaattttcaatcagggactcctatagtttttgtgagatgaattgaggttcaattttagaattatgtttaactttgtgttagattcaggtttagctttgggttcaacaagtaagaattctttggataaacttctgggctatggtgagtcacaaggaactcattaaagtaaccatgccttctgggctatggtgagtcctacccattgaacttaatactaaaccttggtctaactagttaggatccatttaaggatagcttcggtcagttccacttggtcaaatgcaccaggtcgaagccatatcttcctagacatgcgatgcccaagcttccctaacgtactatcatccaaaaacttcaccagtaccatgagtcaagttaaaccgctcattttatctaaccttaattaccctgcggggtagtctactcttgtttacccatttcgggtagattaagtttggttacccaatcgggtagtttagttaggggtgccagctattctggatcctccttctatatttttatttgatttaaattgaattttgaattttaatttaattttgaattttttaattgaattttgaattttaatttaattttgaattttgaatttaatttaatttcaaatttttaaatttttgaattttgaattttaatttaatttcgaatttcttatttgaattttgaattttgaattttaatttaatttcaaatttttaaatttttgaattttgaattttaatttaatttcgaatttcttatttgaattttgaattttaaattttaatttaattttgaatttttaattgaattttgaattttagtttaatttcaaaattttttaattgaattttgaattttgaattttgaattttgaattttaatttaatttcaaatttttaattgaattttgaatttaatttaattttgaatttttaatttaattggaaattatattatttttctttttgctcctccTAGATCATATCCTTGATatagtctatcgaggtagtatatttgattcttcgggatccaatattgactaagtccaacttgattaattaatttggacttcgggacccatgcttggactgtttttctatttgttctttctacaagagataagtatgatttgtatttcttttttggtttaaatcctagaccagttctattgtaaacggctctttgtgtcccaagaattaagtcaagattcttggaacttaaagaaaaccgttctagtgttttctccagatctttgacttgagttttcagactggagttctcttcttcaagtttttgaacttgagttgagtttccagtctgaactggttcagtcaaagatttggagtcagtcacttctttaaggacaactacttcctttagaagtgacttaattctaagattcgacttagctaattttcgtaataaataattgactaagttattgagttgagggatacttacagagagatcgggcccttcggaaacggatacggatccgtggcttcgctcggactcggcctccaactcaatctcgctctcggattcgtcgatctggtcccgggccatcagcgcaagtaaactcgtctgatcgagttcgtcgtcgtcgtcttctgaggaagattcgtcccatgtcgcctttaagaccttcttccttctttgcttctttgcgtCCTTTTGACCGATTCCatggagagaattgaggatgtcttgaatgcgCGCGTGTAGCTGACttgccgtctcattttcctgcatttttaagttatacaatttattgaataataaatcacgcttacttactttggtagcggaggtcccttcgtgaagctcgatcagcttctcccatagctccttggcgcttgagaatggaccgacgtggtttagctcctcctttgttagtccgcactggagggtacaagttgttctggcatttgcctccaccttcttaattaatgcaggttcccagtcctcgcagggtgtaggattgtcgtctttatccgttggcagatccaaactagtcttgacgatcatccacgtctcgaaccggatcttcaggaagttctccattctgcccttccagtaatcaaagtcctctccggtgaagagtgagggacggacagtgctataaccctcttgttgggtcattttagattaactaaaaagaaaataaacgacaagaaaattccaggacttggtcctggattagtagtgcgggaagtatttaaaagaaaacgatctcgagtggtgttgcaccaacttcgagccaAAAACcaattcgagaaaagaattagaatatagctaataaagctaaattctaattgactccgaaaaatctgaaaacaccacgtaaaattattttgaatgatgGTTGCACctattcaaaatgaccccgctctgataccaattgttggatcgagacgcgctagaggggcgggtgaatagcgctcgtgcctatttcgtttgattcgtaaaactatcagagttaaaaacacgcagcagaataaagaaataaacacagagacacaggagaatttacttcgttcggagcctaaatcgactcctactcgaaggtctgcgatccttgatcgctttctgtaGACAACAACTATAAACTCATCCATTGTGAAATGAATTAAAGTAGCATCTTGAAATGCGTGCGAGctgctttgaaaaatggttgatgaATCTGATTCTGATTCTGACGCGGTTTGAAATCTGAACCGCGTTAACAATGCTTCCCTTGTGCGTTCCTTCATCCAGGTATCAATCAATTTATTGTATCATTTCGATATAAACTTTTGCCCACCTGCCTTTCAGTTATTGGCTGAAGCTTTTACCTTGTCTTCAAGTTTGACCCGTCGATCGAAACGTGTGCTGACTAACACGTTCCTGTCGGTCCCAGAAttcaattaaataatttaacaaagTCATATATATCCCTCAACTCATTTTTCCACTATATGTGTTATTGGTATCATTCAGATTTGCCATTCATTAATCAGCTTCTCATTCTGTATTTGATCTTTCAAGAGCATGAGTTACTACTCCCAGCAACAAGTTCCTCCTCAAggtatttaattcaatttattcgATTATATACCCTCaaaaagcttttttttttttgttttattaatTTGTTAACATGAATATCCATATCTCTGTAAATCCTGCAGCTTATCCACCACCGCCTACTTCTTACCCGCCACCAGCGGAGCAGGCCTACCCACCGACGAcggctccgccgccgccgccggggTATCCGACTAGAGACGGCAAGGTGAATGATCAGCAGCAGGTTCGCGTCGAGACGAGCAGCCGCGGCGATGGATTCTGGAAAGGATGGTGAGAACGAAACCgagaattattttaattttagttatttatttattttgctgACCAAGGCaacaaattaaagataaaataatcTGTTTCTGGCACTTGATAAATTGTGTTGGGGTACGGTTAGCAAAGATTTAAATAGTTTGTTAATTTGTATAATTTGTTGGATTTGCAGCTGTGCTGCCTTGTGTTGCTGCTGCGTTCTGGATATGTGCTTCTGAAATCTGAGGGGGATTCATTTTCTGCTAGCTAGCTACTGCCTACTGTTATGTTTGTGTTCAGATCGGTGTGAGGGTGTGACTGCTACTGTCTTCTACTTGATTTATGTTCTATAGCGACTGAATTGTTCTTGATGAATCTTGGCTGATCAATTTGATTTATTGTATCCAGTTTGAGAATtgttataacttttttttttaattaaaaaaaccatAGGGAAGTATTGCAGAATGATccaataatttctaaaataatggCTACATGTAAAAATAAAAGCGAGAAACTGACTTCTCACTAGCTTCTTCAGTTAAACCTTTCTATTTCATTCAGCATCTGagatatcaaaattatatatatatatatatatatatatatatatataagcagagatttttcaaagcatttcacCTTATTTTAATAACTGTATGTGAGTTAACTACTGTGGGGGTAGTTCCAGCAGGTGATTTAATTGGACTTTTACTTGGTGTCGGAGTCACCTTAATTAATTCATTTATTGTTTATTTACTTAGTAAGAAGTAAAATAAAGGAAAATGTGATCAGTGATGGAATCTTTTGATCCAAAGTGCATGTGATCggagaatgattttaattaatgttCTGAAATCTGGATCGCTAGTTAATTTAATGTTCAAATCGACAGTAGGTCGAAAGTAAAAAAAGTAAATGAACTCCTCTACTAATAATAAATCTAATGGAATCAGGAAGACAATAAGGGAAGATAAATTATTCCTACTCATTTGCCAACAAGCTGgaatagctcagttggttagagcgtgTGGCTGTTAACCACAAGGTCGGAGGTTCAAGCCCTCCTTCTagcgattaattttgaattttgccccagattatataaataaatatttatgtttatttttttaaaagtaataatTGGTTTATTATAGTAATAATTAGTTATAATACAATGTAattaattttatccttatatttttcataaataaatacatattttatattatttttatcttatacactcaaataattataaaaaaatattaataaaaaaaaaacagctGTGATTTGGCATTTCGACACATTTATGTTAGTTAGGTTCATAAattgataataatattaaaaaatcttCTTAAATCAAATCAGATCCGacttgttttttttcttccatAAAACAGAACGCAGATGTCAATTTAAATAAAATCGGATCTAAACTCTTTATCCATAAAAAGATATCCcaatttttaactttttattcgcttcataattaatttgaaattttcttactTTTTTTTTCCATAAAAACCGTCCAAAATTTACTTTTACGACCGGTTCGTAATTATTTCTTAAATTTCTCAAATCAAATCGAATGTATCTATTTTTTTCCATAAAAAACGAGCCAAATTTAACGAACAGAATCCTACGGAGGgccacttttttttttaatttaaaagtgaTATATTTTGCATATCACATCACGACTCTTAATtccatatcaattttttttaatataaatgcagttGAGATATATTTTTTATTCCATAAAAGCATAGATTTTAATATGTTGAGATAATATTAATTGCAGTTGATATGATTTTCGAATAGACCGATTCAtattccttttagaatttgttactaaatttatcataatttttctAACTAACTAATCTGTTTATTTTTCTCCGATTTTGTGGTTTATGCTATAAATTAACATGATGATGAGATACAATTTCATCTTTGTTATAGTTTTATTTGAAAGGACTACCTATCAATTGGCGTGATAGATCAATGGAGGATGATAGAATTTTTCTAGATACAACTAGAGCGGAACTACCGGTGTGGCTATTGAAGTGTCCGCCGGCCATCTCGAGGGTGTTTCAATCGGTCGCCTCTAACTCTTTCTCCGCAACTAGTTCGGTCATTGCCAAGATCGTCCATACTGTTGATCTCCTCCACCCTGAAGATCCCTCCTCTGAACAAGTAAATACAATTTTTCTCTTTATATAtcccttctttttatttttatttttcatcttaGTGCAATTGGTTAGCTCACCGTTTGAAATTAAGATTCAGAATTAGTTTATCAAAGAAATTTGAAATCAATTAACATGTTTCGATTTGATTATATTTTcaagttgtttaattaataacatTATGTTTCTTGATTCGCAGTTTACACTGGAAATGATTCAAACTAATCCTAATGCACCCAGGAGTTACAAGTTGAACATGTCGAAAGATGTTGCACCAATGTGTGTTTTTTCCAAATCTAACCAAGGTAAATCGTAAACCCTAActcataatatttattattatcccATATAAAATCATTGCTTGCTTTTCATGATCACAAAATTAATTGCTAATGTAGGAAAGATCTCGGTGGAGGGGAAGGTAGAGTGTAAATTTGACTTGGAACCTCAAAATTTAAGGGCTTATAGTAATTTATGCCGGGACAGAATGAACAAGGCTGCTGTCAAGATCAGAAAAGTCCAGGTCgatacattttattttatttttactttgtcGACTCATTCTATTATTCCTTTGTTTTTTGGTAAAAAACTAAAcccttgtttgtttgttttaatttttcctCACACAATTTTAGGTTCTCGAGAATGATCATGGCATGTTCATGACGCCAATGCCCGGCCAACTTCCATCTAGTTCGAAGGTAGCATTTTCTTTTATATAATACGTCGATCGTTATTCCTTTATTGCATTGCCACACATTTGCACTGCAATTGTTAGATCCTCTAGTTTTTATCTTCAAAACTCTTGTTTTGacaggagaagagaaaattagcCCAGTCTAAGCGGCAGGATGCCAAACGAGTACGAAGGGACAAAGGAGAAATGTTGAGCATTCTCTTTAGACTCTTCGAAAGGCAACCCAATTGGGGGTTGAAGCAACTGGTCCTAGAGACTAACCAACCTCAGGTACTAACTACTACTTCAAATTGTCTATACCTACAAATGAATCGATAGCTAATGTCTATCGTTTGCCTTATACCTCGCTCAAAGTTATTTAGTATGCTAACTAGATAGCCTGAATTTTGCTGTTCTCGGTGATTTGTTTTTCTCaggtttaattatttttattttatttttgagcagCAATTTCTTAAAGAGTTATTGAGCGAGATTTGCGTGTACAACAAGAGAGGACCAAACCAAGCAACCCATGAGCTCAAAGCGGAATACAAGAATTTGGGGGGATCCAACAATGAATGAATGCCACAGGTAAGAGTTCTGTTCTTCATGTTCTTTGCGTTTGATTGATTCCCTCTCGTGTCAAGGTTCACCCCAATTTGATCGATGTATGACTCTCTCCACTGTCATCATAGGCACTGATTGCAGCTGATATACTGCATTTGTTCAAGAAGATCAACAAGATCATCGAACAAAAGTGGACCGTCTCAACATCATCATTCTTTTGATAGTGATGCTTGTATCTCTATGCATTAGTTCATGTGTGGAATTGATTTGTACATTTTGATAGCGAAATTTAACATTACTTACTTCCATCGTATCAAAATTTAATGAGTAACTAGGATTGTAATCTCACTTAGGTATGTGGAGatgtttgtatttttttaatttactttgTGGCCGATGATAAATTTTTATGGAATCGGACCTATTATTTCTATGATTAATATAACCGAATTGAATTACCAACAAAACATTGGCACTATATCTTTTCTTATCATACTAAGAACTTTTGGCTAAAGTGCCATGTTTAGGGGTggcaattcggttcgggttcgggttgacaggTTCGGGTTgacaagttggcgggttggcaaatgacaacctgaacccgacctgattattaattcgggtcaaaatattcaacctgaacctgatctgtttatttgcacttgacccgaacccgacccgaacccgacccgtttaacccgtttaaCCCGTTCGACCCATTTACCCCGTTTAACTTGTTTGACCCATTTGACCCGAATCTGACCTGAAttcattaaataaattttgtatattaaattaaaaattaaaaataacatttatctacacaaattaaaaattcatatcataaatgataagccaTAGCAACATTACAATCAATAGCATAGCATATCTCTATctttagggtttttaacttttttaaatttgtaattttagtttaaatttataattatttataaacgggttcgcgggttgtaattgggtcatttcaagttgacccgaacccgacctgtttattaaATGGGTCGATCCAatttcgacccgaacccgaaactacccaaccctaacctgattttttcgtattcggttcgggtcgtgttttcgtgtcgggtcaaaaattACCACCCCTAGCCATGTTAgagattatcaaaaaaaaaaaaaaattcacaagaTTTGACAAGTATGTTTTAAAAAAACCGACCAAACAAAtgaccaaaattatttttaaaaaaataataaaatatatatttaactgatgatttaaaaaaaaaaaattaatgatcaataaatttttttaactaagtttccaaTCAAAATACATTTGggtgctatttttttttaaaaaatatcgaagTATTTTTTTTAGCAATTCATCAGTTATTTCTATAAaatattagttgataaattttaACAAAACTATTTAAATAActgataaaaaagaaattttaaacatagtgaattatcaaaaatgacaaaatATATATCATGTTATATAAAAGGAAGCATCAAATAGTTATAGGTTGCTACAATGAAATAAAATATCTAAACAGGGTACGTACAAATTGTTGAAGTAATCTATTAGGCTGACGTCGCATGTTTCTTGTGTCTTGACTTTTCGTTggacttgtatttcttgtattaggGAGGTAAACGTGTCGAATCGAGTCGAACTGTATTAaactcgagctcgactcgtttaagttatattcagattcgagctcggctcaagctcaaattgagtttttatcataaggctcgagctcgatttgttttagaattatcaagttcGCGAACAGTTCGAACTCGGCTCGTtgttagctcgattatcaaaattaacgagcctaactcattAAGCGAGTTCGGACTCGTTTTCAgactcgtttagagctcgtttttggctcgttttagagcttattttttggctcattttaaggctcattttagagtacgtttttttggctcatttagagctcgtttttttggcatagagctcattttttggctcggtttaaggctcatttttttggctcgcgagcctataaacgaacatgttcgcgagctcacgagccgaatattcTTAAACTCGAGCTCAGCTCAATAAAACTGtcaagctcgaaatcgagctctacctcggctcgataagataaacgaacgaactcgaacaagctttttaccgaatcgagctccgaatagctcgcgaaccgtttggttcatttacatccctatctTGCACCATCTTTATTTCATATTTCAATTGAGATATTTATACCTCTTGTGTAATAATTTCTTCTCTTATTTGATCCATCTCTTACTAGATGATGTAGGAAAATCAGATGTCAAAATTTTGTATGTCTTTAGTGATGGTTTAGGTCCCAAGCCTAATTCACAAATATAATATACTTGCTACTAGTTATATGTCATGGGCTTTCAAATGTTAAATTCTTAAAATCATTGGAGGTGAGTGGAGAAATAACATCTTCTATTGTTCTAGTCAAAAATGAGGTTTTTTTTGTGCAAAAGACGATTCGCTCACCTCCAGTGCTCCCGCCAATTATCACTACAAAAATACTGTCATTTAGGGACAAATTTTGaaacaaattttagaaaaaaattcgttggaaattgaatttgggacgaaaattacgacaaaaaaaattcgttgcaaatatgCCGTCGCAAAAATTTGCGTCGAAAAAATATAATTTCATTGGAAATTTTGCAATGAAATCGATATTCGTTacaaaattcgttggaaattttgcaacgaaatcaAAATTCGTtccaaaattcgttggaaattttgcaacaaaaatcaATATTTGTTGGAAATGTCAGCAGAAAATATCTCCGACGAACCCCAAATTTGTCGCAAATTAGCAACGAAAAAACGTATTCGTTGCAAACATATTTGCGACGAATAACTATTTGTTGGAAAAATTACAAAATACAAGATTTCCAACGAATctatattttcgttggaaatatCCAACGAAATtcatattcgttggaaatttccaacgaaattcatattcgttggaaatgtccaacgaatttatattttgttggaaatttccaacaaaattCATATTCGTCGGAAACTTCCAACAAATCCATAATTTCGTTGGAAATATCCAACGAAGTtgtattttcgttggaaatttccaacgaatctatatttcgttggaaacttccaacgaaaatatagattcgttggaaatttccaacgaaaatacaTTTTTCGTTGCAGTATTCTGATAAATACgatatttccaacgaatccaatttcgttgcaaatttcgtcccaaaattttaaaaaatatccagACCCatcttatttcaatattttttcctattataatttttttcaaacagatttaacatatatataatacaccactaaacacaataacacaaatataaacaaaaaatcaaccaacatattaatgtacaacaaaataaatataaacatcaATAATATAAACTCAAACATATACATCATTAAAACATGTTCCATATACAACCAGAACTAAGAGCATAAAACTAACAATACAACATAAAAAAGTTACAAGAAAACTAACAATACAACACACATCatctgttgaaccccgtggtagttttgatgtgatcaaccaagtttaggttaggtcctgtttgtctgatccctgtgtctaagtgtgcaggaacttaggagcgcaggaagtcgagcggaagacgtagctagcgagaaggacaacactggaagggagccgatgggctcagtgcgtctgaaggacgagagagctgcggaagagtacacctggtgggcgtgaagaacatgcgcggtgtttgagggacgtaaagccgggacggaagactgctcgaggagaaggccgggaactgggttcgagtgagctctattccgaatggccgaaatcacccaaagaagccgaaccagagcaagtcaactggaagttgacttgtcaatggttcggtcgaccgaacctcttgatcggtcgaccgaacccctcttaatcagcagccaaccgccaatgctacgtcagaagctgaccgttggtaaagctgatcggtcgactgaacctcttgatcggtcgaccgaaccgaagttaatccaaagacttagtcgagcaaattgatcgggccaactcagctggagaccgttggccgatcggtcgaccgaacataaggatcaatcgaccgaaccaaagctcgatcctcagagactgcacctggacggaagactgggcaggtacagcaggttcggtcgaccgaacctggggatcggtcgaccgatccctctcgagtcaaacatgatcccgaaggttcaggttatgtgataagctctagaacccctatgtAAAGGAGGTCTCGGGTAGTTATTCAAAGACAACGAATACAAACGAAAtaacaactcttgtactctcattctcttagcaactactgtactgtcaaagtgtaaaaggcttctccgccttcagagaaggagttttcttactgcgcctttcttactgccctggattaacaagcctcttggttgtaaccaagttaatttctgtctccttttatttctgctattagttttattattgtcgctttattttaagagttgaaaagctttgaggagggtataatatttatcgcaggcaattcaccccccctcttgcggtccccgctgcaccaacaagtggtatcagagcccaacatcctcagagggactaaccgccatctgaagcacaaagatcagaacaatggccggtgcgaatattcatcccccgaagttcgacggagatttcgctacatggaagcgaaaaatagaggtattctttaaaacggattttgatattcttattacaatgaaatatgattttgcagcgccgaaagataaagaagaaaacacatggagcaagaaggagcaagccgattttgtcgccaacgaaaaggttgagttccacctgctcagcgttctgccacctcaggaggtaaatcggatcggaagctacgactccacgaaagatctctgggaaaaattcctggagtttcacgaaggtacttccgaggcgaagctagcaaggcccgacatcctccgaacccagttgacgaacctccggatgaaccaaggcgaaaaggtagcgcaactccaagcaaggatcaaagagctgatcacacaactaaccaatcttggagaagaagtaacgaaccgggactcgatccggtacgcgctcaacgccttcccgagaactcccgagtgggcctccttagtagatgcatactacatctctaaggatttagaggtaagtactctagaacatttgttttctacttttgaacttcacgaatctcgagttgcatagcccaatggagtagaaaagATTAGTCAGAACATCGctttgaaggcaagaacaaacggttctgactccgaagcatcgatcgacgaaTCGGAAGTGACACTATTGGAAAGCcgatttaataaattttttaaatctaataaatttagatcgcagtcgaaaaagttccagcaaaagaaaagagtggttcgttgctacaattgcaacgaagaagggcatatcaaagatgactgcccaaaactgaaaagcaaaagtaaaaaaaagagtaagaagccagctcgacccaaatACAActtaaaggccacgtgggatgattcatcgTCCTCCGAATCCGAAGTCAAAGAATTCTcgagactagcactgatggccaaccatcagctagaagaaacgtctagctcataaatgagcatagatgaagggggaggaacaacagaagaagaaaaaagttgtgatgaagggggagcatcgcaagacgaggtaagtaaggtacgtgccctatGTAACGACCtatttttccctatttcaagttctaaaagtccataaaaatatttggaaatacttttgaaatattctagagatttttagaaatttttagagtatttttacgtaatttttggaggtcgtttagtatgtttacaaaaagaaagaagttcggacaaaaaatcgttgaaggtgagactcgaacccatgacctccggtcgaacccgacctaaccgggcgcagccaaccagctgatctacgcgggttttgttaaccaagtatggagagaaatagatttaaggtatagttataatagaaaatcctagttttaaaaagacctaaattTTCTTCCCGAGCCCGAAACCTCTTCTCCCCTTCCTCGCGACGGCGT includes these proteins:
- the LOC122014024 gene encoding cysteine-rich and transmembrane domain-containing protein WIH2-like, whose translation is MSYYSQQQVPPQAYPPPPTSYPPPAEQAYPPTTAPPPPPGYPTRDGKVNDQQQVRVETSSRGDGFWKGCCAALCCCCVLDMCF
- the LOC122009153 gene encoding general transcription factor IIF subunit 2-like; amino-acid sequence: MEDDRIFLDTTRAELPVWLLKCPPAISRVFQSVASNSFSATSSVIAKIVHTVDLLHPEDPSSEQFTLEMIQTNPNAPRSYKLNMSKDVAPMCVFSKSNQGKISVEGKVECKFDLEPQNLRAYSNLCRDRMNKAAVKIRKVQVLENDHGMFMTPMPGQLPSSSKEKRKLAQSKRQDAKRVRRDKGEMLSILFRLFERQPNWGLKQLVLETNQPQQFLKELLSEICVYNKRGPNQATHELKAEYKNLGGSNNE